TGAATTGGGGATTGAAGGGGACCTGCCCTCAAGAAATACCTATCTGTTGGATCACCGGAGCGGAAGGGTATATGTGGACGACCAGCCATTTGATCCGTCGAAAGCCCCTTACCGTTTGTTGGGCAGGTCGCTGATCCATTCCGCTCACGTTTTGTTCACGGCGAAGGACGGTCTGTATTTCTACAATGCAGAAAATAAAGAAACGGAACGGGCCGGCGACCATCCTTTCGGGCAGCAGCCGGTAGAAGAGATGGCACCGGACGTATTCAGGAGCGGGGACAAGATCTATTACCTCTCGGTATCAGAAAGCTGGGGCCGGAAAACGGGGCTCCAGAACCGCAGGACCCATCTTCAGGAACTTGATGGTGTCAGGGCTTCGGAACTGCGTAAGTTCCCTGGCGGAAATCCCGCTTACGGAAGTGTATGGCAGTCGGGCCACCGGTATTTTTATTTTGATGCGCTTGGAAGCTCGCAGCTGATGCAGTCAGCACTTTATGAAATCAAGGATGCCTCCGTTGCCCGGCAGTTGACCGCTGCAGCTGACCTGCGGAGCGATGACCTCCGTGACCTCATGGATTCCGGGGCACTGAAAGAGGCGGGGAGCACCACCGTGGTTACGGCCACCACCGATTACCGGAAATTCGGGAACCTGGCGTACTGGATCATCGGCGGCATCGTGCTGATTCTCCTCCTCAGTTTAACCATGAAAAATAAGAAAAAGGCCTGATCCAGTAGAGCCGAATCCCGGAAGCCTGTGAGAAAGGGCATAAAAGACATCTATTCCGGGGCTTGCGCTGCCCCTAAACCTGAAATCTGATTCCGGCAATACCTCTGCGGCAGGATACTTGTATTGGATGTGTGGTATCAGGATAAAGTCGGGAAAAGGGGCATCCCTTTCGGGCACTTTAGGCTGATCCTTAACCCACGACACCATTAATTTAAATTATATCCATATGGAAAAAATTATCGGCATTCTCGCAGGGAGCCTGCGCAAAGAATCATTCTCAAAGAAAATAGCCCAGGCCATCGTACCGCTGGCCCCGGAAGGCTACCGTTTTGAAATTATTTCCCTGGACGGGCTGGAAGTCTATAACCAGGATTTCGACGACCACAATGAAGTTCCGGAATCTTACAAAGTTTTCCGGGAAACCATGCACCAGGTGGACGGCGTTATGTTCATCACGCCCGAATACAACCGTTCCGTGCCCGGTGTCCTGAAAAACGCCCTCGATATCGGTTCCCGGCCTGCCGGCAAAAGCGTTTGGGACCAAAAGCCTGCCGCCGTCTTCAGCAATTCCCCCGGCAACATTGCCGCCTTCGGGGCCAACCACCACCTGCGGCAGAGCCTCGTCTTTCTGAACATGCCGGTCATGCAGCAGCCGGAAGTCTACCTCGCAAAAGCCAACGAGCTATTCGATGACAGCGGGCCCCTGAAAGAAGGGGAAACCAAAAAGTTTATCGAAGAAGCGGTGGAGGCTTATATCAAGTGGTTTGATAGGAATGCGGTAAGTAAGTAAGGTATTTTTGTAAGCACACAAATTTTATAATAGTCCGGTAGTTTACCGGGCTGTTTTTTTTTGAAATAAGCGTATCGTATCGTCGTGCTGTGATCATTTATTTACGGATTCCCGTAATG
The sequence above is a segment of the Chryseobacterium sp. JJR-5R genome. Coding sequences within it:
- a CDS encoding DKNYY domain-containing protein, yielding MLPKYRYLFFAAAAILVLSAGTLLFTLLSGSDPAPDFEEKKKDLNGIFSTYNGKVYALVPSNGYYEVSGARPETFRILSGEYRDSHIGYDGRYVYAGNLILKDLRPDRTIAIGNNYYTDGTTTWYCSGISETDESLGALAYTIQFTGYRWGLNAKPQSYRYPSVELPKGGKYQPRLGQDIAVSSRQAFYKGLPMPEADPGQLRPLMIQYRERGERPGVDYFTDGKRVYYHHQLLSLAYSPDLYELGIEGDLPSRNTYLLDHRSGRVYVDDQPFDPSKAPYRLLGRSLIHSAHVLFTAKDGLYFYNAENKETERAGDHPFGQQPVEEMAPDVFRSGDKIYYLSVSESWGRKTGLQNRRTHLQELDGVRASELRKFPGGNPAYGSVWQSGHRYFYFDALGSSQLMQSALYEIKDASVARQLTAAADLRSDDLRDLMDSGALKEAGSTTVVTATTDYRKFGNLAYWIIGGIVLILLLSLTMKNKKKA
- a CDS encoding NADPH-dependent FMN reductase; this encodes MEKIIGILAGSLRKESFSKKIAQAIVPLAPEGYRFEIISLDGLEVYNQDFDDHNEVPESYKVFRETMHQVDGVMFITPEYNRSVPGVLKNALDIGSRPAGKSVWDQKPAAVFSNSPGNIAAFGANHHLRQSLVFLNMPVMQQPEVYLAKANELFDDSGPLKEGETKKFIEEAVEAYIKWFDRNAVSK